A stretch of the Ornithodoros turicata isolate Travis chromosome 4, ASM3712646v1, whole genome shotgun sequence genome encodes the following:
- the LOC135391724 gene encoding small ribosomal subunit protein uS17-like, which translates to MAEQNERAFQKQPTVFLNRKAGLPKGNPLRFQRYYKNVGLGFKTPREAIHGTYIDKKCPFTGDVSIRGRILRGVVIKMKMQRTIVIRRDYLHFVRKYNRFEKRHRNMSVHLSPAFRDVALGDVVTVGECRPLSKTVRFNVLKVTKAAGSKKQFQKM; encoded by the exons ATGGCAGAACAAAACGAAAGAGCTTTTCAGAAGCAACCCACCGTTTTCCTGAACCGCAAAGCCGGTCTCCCGAAGGGGAATCCACTGCGGTTTCAGCGGTATTATAAAAATGTCGGATTAGGCTTCAAGACTCCGCGTGAGGCAATTCACGGCACATACATCGACAAAAAGTGCCCATTCACAG GCGATGTGAGCATCCGTGGCCGCATCCTGCGTGGCGTCGTCATCAAGATGAAGATGCAGCGGACGATAGTGATCCGCAGGGACTACCTCCACTTTGTGCGCAAGTACAATCGTTTCGAGAAGCGCCACCGCAACATGTCTGTGCACCTGTCGCCGGCCTTCAGGGACGTGGCCCTGGGAGACGTGGTCACTGTGGGAGAGTGCAGGCCCCTCAGCAAGACAGTACGCTTCAACGTGCTCAAGGTGACCAAGGCTGCAGGATCCAAGAAGCAGTTCCAGAAGATGTAG
- the LOC135391725 gene encoding uncharacterized protein LOC135391725, with protein MDPAADKPAKKRKASAASKSSKVSSGSRKSKSSEASTKSAYVHGKLADPVQGRTNTLTAAASDKSDLQSGISQGPLSKQTGETIDHKETAATEADTKPSVSSLPSEQKPSKSVAISAPVVVPASSAQDASAVNQEGAQAQDRGTSGAASMATQSIMSTRMRFLVSEINKMQEKQPEETPKLKQVEKPIERKRAGRSKEDHTLPTGATPHPKDKPAGKDDRSKINKVPGISKQFFVCVLLVTVAISIIVIVVLLYRWFFSEKGILVECNTDECRNVLSKIEQLLSSNVDACDDFYGYVCGKWADKPNSGFLDDVMSIYNETLIDALFSQQSLQRSRLGRHVFSGIYRKCDEYVKRGKGSFQDAMEGIGKLIDIDKLREATDGSALFAYLTGLVLKTGVHTFFTIEFDLVGKVAAMHICLGRSIQQKISAGHDLSAIDVTTVSNLTHSFLQRAVFGLNITNETNADDLFDIDEDVHRNLLKPTSTRGVHFRDIATVTLITTTVDVINRNVPSRLRVRHDDVVLVTGADSIQSINLAIKRRPFPEQKYYFIVNLLAEFLRYNIYREHFQHDYKLHTMVCLSATKVVLINTWQYLVAQLAVEYSYAKTTRDTVVIAKNAIANGKEFDIFDSYLQSNVKSILRDMKIAVYDGLGLPRLSSDIDYNSWNPQGTFFQALMDATRCTRAILYQTFYNKNTDVAAQYQYNATIAYADPFLYVPTAYQRSPLLHAVQGLPFYINLVSLGPLVVVEMLRGIAGPLRDSAKAGEQLGNATSCTKKVGSLIGLDLENSTEAQPWDSDVVLWHFAFRILYLEVQNAVMSRGNDVFREHWPTAQWYFFIRFCMISCTSRDDGSSREPPRSFKERCLVHLLAHKDFAVRFRCSGRSNFRTIDCAND; from the exons ATGGATCCAGCTGCTGATAAACCGGCGAAGAAGCGGAAGGCTTCGGCTGCCTCCAAGAGCTCGAAGGTATCCTCAGGTTCGCGGAAGAGCAAGTCGTCCGAAGCTTCGACGAAGTCGGCCTATGTGCACGGAAAATTAGCAGATCCTGTTCAAGGTAGAACGAACACCCTGACTGCAGCTGCATCGGACAAGAGTGACTTGCAGTCGGGCATATCTCAAGGGCCCCTTTCGAAGCAAACAGGCGAAACAATTGACCACAAAGAAACCGCTGCAACTGAAGCCGATACGAAGCCTTCGGTATCTTCACTACCATCtgaacagaaaccttcaaagtcGGTGGCTATTAGCGCCCCAGTTGTAGTACCCGCGTCGTCAGCTCAGGATGCCAGTGCCGTCAACCAGGAGGGAGCTCAAGCACAGGACAGAGGAACGTCAGGAGCTGCTAGTATGGCAACTCAGTCCATTATGTCGACCAGGATGCGTTTCTTGGTTTCGGAAATCAACAAAATGCAGGAAAAGCAGCCAGAGGAGACTCCGAAGCTGAAGCAAGTAGAAAAGCCCATCGAACGCAAACGTGCAGGACGTAGTAAAGAGGACCATACCCTGCCGACTGGCGCTACTCCTCACCCAAAAGACAAGCCTGCTGGAAAGGATGACC GCAGCAAGATAAACAAGGTACCAGGGATAAGCAAGCAGTTCTTCGTATGCGTTCTTCTTGTGACTGTCGCCATCTCGATCATCGTCATTGTTGTTCTTCTCTACCGATGGTTCTTCTCAGAAAAGGGCATCCTAGTGGAATGCAACACAGACGAATGCAGGAACGTCTTATCCAAAATCGAGCAGCTGCTGAGCTCTAACGTCGATGCCTGCGATGATTTCTATGGTTACGTCTGCGGCAAGTGGGCCGACAAACCCAACTCCGGTTTCCTTGACGACGTCATGAGTATATACAACGAGACGCTGATAGATGCCCTCTTTTCCCAACAGTCCCTGCAACGATCGAGGCTTGGACGACACGTGTTTTCAGGAATTTACCGCAAGTGCGACGAGTACGTCAAGAGAGGGAAAGGTTCCTTCCAGGATGCCATGGAAGGTATCGGCAAATTAATCGACATTGACAAGTTACGAGAAGCCACAGACGGGTCAGCTTTATTCGCCTATCTTACGGGCCTTGTTTTGAAGACTGGCGTCCATACCTTCTTTACAATCGAATTTGATCTAGTCGGTAAGGTAGCAGCCATGCACATCTGCCTCGGTCGTTCCATCCAACAAAAAATTTCCGCCGGGCATGATTTGTCTGCCATCGATGTCACCACCGTATCGAATTTGACACACAGTTTTCTGCAGAGGGCCGTATTCGGTCTTAACATCACAAACGAAACAAATGCTGACGACCTATTCGACATCGACGAAGACGTCCATCGAAACTTGCTGAAGCCGACGTCGACACGAGGAGTACATTTCAGGGACATAGCCACAGTGACTTTGATAACAACTACAGTAGACGTTATTAATAGAAATGTGCCTTCACGGCTTCGCGTAAGACACGACGATGTGGTTTTGGTTACTGGAGCCGATTCCATACAAAGTATCAACCTTGCCATAAAGCGCCGACCGTTTCCAGAGCAGAAGTACTACTTCATCGTGAACCTACTTGCCGAATTCCTTCGGTATAATATCTACAGGGAACATTTCCAGCACGACTACAAGCTCCACACAATGGTCTGTCTCAGCGCCACCAAGGTAGTCCTTATCAACACCTGGCAGTACTTAGTCGCCCAGTTAGCTGTGGAGTATAGTTATGCAAAGACAACGAGGGATACGGTTGTTATCGCGAAAAATGCGATAGCCAACGGAAAAGAATTCGATATATTTGACAGTTACTTGCAATCGAATGTCAAGAGTATATTAAGGGACATGAAGATAGCCGTGTACGACGGCCTGGGTTTACCGCGTTTAAGTTCTGACATCGACTACAATTCGTGGAACCCGCAGGGAACGTTTTTTCAGGCTTTGATGGACGCGACACGTTGCACACGGGCAATACTGTACCAGACGTTTTATAATAAGAACACAGACGTAGCGGCACAGTATCAGTACAACGCCACAATTGCGTACGCAGATCCCTTCTTGTACGTTCCGACGGCTTACCAGCGTAGTCCACTCTTGCACGCCGTCCAGGGGCTCCCGTTTTACATCAATTTGGTCTCTCTCGGTCCGTTGGTGGTAGTGGAGATGCTGCGCGGAATTGCTGGACCCCTTCGAGACTCTGCGAAGGCGGGAGAACAGTTGGGGAACGCGACGTCTTGCACGAAGAAAGTGGGTTCACTAATTGGCCTCGACCTGGAGAATTCCACAGAAGCGCAACCTTGGGACAGCGATGTTGTGCTGTGGCACTTCGCGTTTCGCATCCTGTATTTAGAAGTGCAGAACGCGGTAATGTCACGGGGTAATGACGTCTTCAGGGAACACTGGCCCACTGCCCAGTGGTACTTCTTCATCAGGTTTTGCATGATTTCTTGTACGTCCCGAGATGATGGTTCAAGCCGAGAGCCTCCAAGGAGCTTCAAGGAACGATGCTTGGTCCACCTGCTTGCACACAAGGATTTTGCAGTTCGTTTCAGATGCTCCGGGAGGTCGAATTTCAGAACTATTGACTGTGCCAACGACTAG